From a single Lactococcus allomyrinae genomic region:
- a CDS encoding helix-turn-helix transcriptional regulator yields MTTIAERLSDLRHMNNLTQNQVCDALGLTERTYIRYEKGQTKPDTELLIRFSEFYNKNLFWILGLTKQMEIFNFVMDVLEQNAKYGDSNGLRSRACLEYMEQCFAVRG; encoded by the coding sequence ATGACGACTATTGCAGAGCGACTTTCAGATTTAAGACATATGAATAATTTAACTCAAAATCAAGTATGTGATGCTTTGGGTTTGACTGAAAGAACATATATCAGATATGAAAAAGGACAGACAAAGCCAGATACAGAATTATTGATTCGTTTTTCTGAGTTTTATAACAAAAACTTATTTTGGATTCTAGGGCTTACTAAGCAAATGGAAATATTCAATTTTGTGATGGACGTTTTGGAGCAAAATGCAAAATATGGCGATTCAAATGGCTTACGTTCAAGAGCTTGCTTAGAATATATGGAACAATGTTTTGCTGTGAGAGGATAA